A genome region from Bacteroidota bacterium includes the following:
- a CDS encoding Hpt domain-containing protein, whose translation MKTYSLDRIKAFIGDDQEMLIKLIKIFLENGPQILNSIQNNLINKDYQLLAFHAHKLKTSIDHFNIKAVTSEIRLIEDYAHNKSNLELLPSLIQKLEQELQVTMNELKIDFKTEL comes from the coding sequence ATGAAAACTTACAGTCTTGATAGGATTAAGGCATTTATAGGTGATGATCAAGAAATGCTAATTAAATTGATTAAGATTTTTTTAGAAAATGGGCCACAAATATTGAATTCAATCCAAAACAACCTTATTAACAAAGATTATCAGCTTCTGGCATTTCATGCACACAAACTAAAAACAAGTATTGATCATTTTAATATTAAGGCAGTTACAAGTGAAATTCGTCTTATAGAAGATTATGCCCACAATAAATCAAATTTGGAATTGCTTCCTTCATTGATTCAAAAACTAGAACAAGAACTTCAGGTTACCATGAATGAACTTA